One window from the genome of Dasypus novemcinctus isolate mDasNov1 chromosome 26, mDasNov1.1.hap2, whole genome shotgun sequence encodes:
- the ABHD14B gene encoding putative protein-lysine deacylase ABHD14B yields MAGVEQRESTIQVQGQSLFFREARPGAGQTPRLSVLLLHGIRFSSETWQNLGTLHKLAQAGYRAVAIDLPGLGHSKEAAAPVPVGELAPGSFLAAVVAALELGAPVVVSPSLSGMYSLPFLTAPGSQLRGYVPVAPICTDKISAADYARVQTPALIVYGDQDPMGHTSLEHLKQLPHHRVLVMEGAGHPCYLDKPEEWHKGLLEFLQGLA; encoded by the exons ATGGCAGGCGTGGAGCAGCGTGAGAGCACCATCCAGGTGCAGGGCCAGAGCCTCTTCTTCCGGGAGGCCAGGCCGGGTGCCGGGCAGACCCCCCGCCTCTCCGTGCTGTTGCTGCATGGCATCCGCTTCTCGTCGGAGACCTGGCAGAACCTGGGCACGCTGCACAAGCTGGCCCAGGCTGGCTACCGGGCCGTGGCCATTGACCTGCCAG GCCTGGGGCACTCCAAGGAAGCAGCAGCCCCCGTGCCAGTTGGGGAGCTGGCTCCTGGCAGCTTCCTGGCGGCCGTGGTGGCTGCCTTGGAGCTGGGTGCCCCGGTTGTGGTCAGCCCATCGCTGAGCGGCATGTACTCGCTGCCCTTCCTTACGGCTCCCGGCTCCCAGCTCCGGGGCTACGTGCCGGTGGCCCCCATCTGCACAGACAAAATCAGTGCCGCCGACTACGCCCGTGTGCAG aCCCCGGCTTTGATTGTCTATGGAGACCAAGACCCCATGGGCCATACCTCCCTCGAGCACCTGAAGCAGCTGCCCCACCACCGGGTGCTGGTCATGGAGGGGGCGGGGCACCCTTGCTACCTGGACAAGCCCGAGGAGTGGCATAAGGGGCTGCTTGAGTTCCTGCAGGGCCTGGCATGA